A section of the Buteo buteo chromosome 27, bButBut1.hap1.1, whole genome shotgun sequence genome encodes:
- the FOXL3 gene encoding forkhead box L3 — translation MFDNTQYPYNCFNYDGDDYPTCSSDEEKKFTRPAYSYIALIAMAIQQSPSNKVTLSGIYDFIMKKFPYYRSNQRAWQNSIRHNLSLNSCFVKVPRTEGNEKGKGNYWSFATGCESMLDLFENGNYRRRRRRRNVKREHKEQRPSRGKSPSSLDMSSVDSTLNNISSSESKHERTESGPRLLESRGFAPNSVTNRQSLSNSSLAKSDSEIKFSIDYILSAPDPLPVVRSQYNRQENKYHLLEAQQINLQFWTM, via the exons ATGTTTGACAACACGCAGTACCCCTATAACTGCTTTAATTATGATGGGGATGATTATCCTACCTGTAGTTCTGACGAAGAGAAAAAATTCACCCGACCGGCGTACAG ctaCATTGCCTTAATTGCAATGGCCATCCAGCAAAGCCCTTCAAATAAAGTCACCCTCTCTGGCATTTATGACTTTATAATGAAGAAATTTCCTTACTACAGATCAAATCAAAGAGCCTGGCAGAACTCCATCCGACATAACTTATCGCTTAACAGTTGTTTTGTAAAG gttCCCAGAACAGAAGGGaatgagaaggggaaaggaaactATTGGAGCTTTGCAACGGGATGCGAATCCATGCTGGATCTCTTTGAAAACGGGAATTACAGGCGAAGACGGAGGAGGAGGAACGTGAAAAGGGAACATAAGGAGCAGAGAccaagcagagggaaaagtCCTTCATCCCTCGATATGTCTTCTGTGGACTCCACTTTAAAcaacatttcttcttctgaaagTAAACACGAAAGAACTGAATCGGGCCCAAGACTGCTGGAGTCTCGTGGGTTTGCTCCAAACAGCGTGACCAACAGGCAAAGCCTAAGCAATTCCTCCTTAGCAAAATCGgattctgaaattaaattcagCATCGATTACATCCTCTCAGCCCCTGACCCTTTGCCTGTCGTGAGATCTCAATATAAtaggcaagaaaataaatatcatCTCCTGGAGGCCCAGCAAATTAATCTCCAGTTCTGGACAATGTGA